A single Ptiloglossa arizonensis isolate GNS036 chromosome 2, iyPtiAriz1_principal, whole genome shotgun sequence DNA region contains:
- the LOC143143420 gene encoding dehydrogenase/reductase SDR family protein 7-like — translation MKVFKNMKPELLKGWHIIWWLFKLFGFPITMPWLIYHFFDIMQTKRRKATLNGKVVIITGASSGLGEALAHVFYECGCKVILISRRKEELERVKSALMNTHQTIPTHPPIVLPLDITNINSLQTEVGKIIEIHGKVDILINNAGISYRGELINTNVDVDIKIMLTNYFAQIALAKAVLPFMVKQQSGHVVCISSVQGKISIPYRSAYAASKHALQAWCDSCRAELADQNIKVTVVSPGYVRTALSLNALTGNGQTYGVMDKTTQEGYSPEYVADYTLKAVLKEEKDVLIAPITSKLAIYLRTLCPSLYFWIMQKRAKKSEKEA, via the exons atgaaagtatttaaaaatatgaaaccAGAATTATTGAAAGGTTGGCATATTATATGGTGGCTGTTTAAATTATTTGGCTTTCCAATAACTATGCCATGGTTAATATATCACTTCTTTGACATCATGCAAACAAAACGAAGAAAAGCAACACTCAATGGAAAG GTTGTAATCATTACTGGGGCCAGTTCAGGATTGGGAGAAGCATTGGCTCATGTCTTTTATGAGTGCGGTTgtaaagttattttaatttccagaagaaaagaagaattggAAAGAGTGAAAAGTGCTTTAATGAATACTCATCAA ACAATACCGACTCATCCTCCTATAGTTTTGCCATTGGATATAACTAATATTAATTCTCTACAAActgaagtgggaaaaataattgaaattcatgGAAAAGTTGATATTTTGATCAATAATGCTGGTATTTCTTATAGAGGAGAACTTATTAATACCAATGTTGATGTAGATATAAAAATAATGCTTACAAATTATTTTGCGCAAATTGCTTTGGCTAAAG CTGTTCTTCCATTTATGGTGAAACAACAGTCTGGCCATGTAGTGTGCATAAGTAGCGTACaaggcaaaatttctattccatataG ATCTGCATATGCAGCATCTAAACATGCATTACAAGCCTGGTGCGATAGTTGTAGAGCAGAACTGGCTGATCAAAACATAAAAGTTACTGTTGTAAGCCCAGGTTATGTGCGGACTGCTCTTTCTCTTAATGCGTTAACTGGAAATGGACAAACTTATGGAG TCATGGACAAGACAACGCAAGAGGGCTACTCTCCAGAATATGTAGCAGATTATACTTTAAAAGCAGTATTAAAAGAGGAAAAAGATGTATTAATAGCTCCGATAACATCGAAGCTTGCAATATACTTACGAACTTTATGTCCCTCGCTTTACTTTTGGATAATGCAAAAGCGAGCAAAAAAGTCCGAAAAAGAagcgtaa
- the Pmi gene encoding transmembrane protein Pmi encodes MVDETCDRYVPPEVTIISEVYDNENAHEIFEYELERALESESYLIVIEPTKLGDETSRWIAVGNYLHKTAALSGLAAITTGLIWGNRPYICGSLGFISVISCGLYTVSWQFDPCCQYQVETDTSKLSHVELLAVLGPSSPTFLVRKDDTRRRILHTTITLVALSISAWRVYQAFK; translated from the exons GTATGTTCCCCCTGAGGTCACCATTATCAGCGAAGTATATGATAACGAAAATGCacatgaaatattcgaatatgaaTTAGAAAGAGCCTTAGAATCAGAAAGCTATTTAATCGTTATCGAGCCAACTAAATTAGGTGATGAAACCTCCAGATGGATAGCAGTAGGAAACTATCTTCACAAGACTGCAGCATTATCAGGTCTTGCAGCCATTACCACAG GTCTAATTTGGGGTAATCGACCCTATATTTGTGGTTCATTAGGTTTTATATCTGTAATATCCTGTGGACTTTACACTGTTTCGTGGCAGTTCGATCCTTGTTGCCAATACCAAGTTGAGACTGACACAAGTAAGCTATCGCACGTAGAATTGTTAGCCGTTTTAGGCCCATCGTCTCCAACGTTTCTTGTAAGAAAAGACGACACAAGAAGAAGGATTCTTCATACAACTATTACACTTGTAGCACTCAGCATCAGTGCTTGGAGAGTTTATCAGGCATTTAAATGA